The Juglans microcarpa x Juglans regia isolate MS1-56 chromosome 8S, Jm3101_v1.0, whole genome shotgun sequence genome has a window encoding:
- the LOC121244602 gene encoding octanoyltransferase LIP2p, chloroplastic has product MNLPANHFQIPILACPTPKHTKKSFRPQSRTPVSKPNQLFDSQAFTSPSISNDRPRTCECFDFYKDLVPYGEAWSWQRRIVRDKKSLIERNQDFPDTLIILQHQPVYTLGTGSSEEYLNFDINDAPYDVYRTERGGEVTYHGPGQLVMYPIINLRNHRMDLHWYLRALEEVVIRVLSSTFSIKASRLEGFTGVWVGDKKVAAIGIRVSQWITYHGLALNVTTDLTPFQSIVPCGIRNRQVGSIKELLRELQSSTGCVKANVPHYNDCQLIDITHTSLIKEFSEYFQLEIHHIINPMLEIEETPQRN; this is encoded by the exons ATGAATCTCCCAGCAAATCACTTTCAAATTCCCATCTTGGCATGCCCAACTCCCAAGCACACCAAGAAATCATTCCGGCCTCAGTCTCGCACACCCGTGTCAAAACCGAATCAACTCTTTGATTCCCAAGCCTTCACTTCCCCCTCGATATCTAATGACCGACCAAGAAC GTGCGAGTGTTTCGACTTCTACAAAGACCTGGTTCCGTACGGCGAGGCATGGTCTTGGCAGAGACGAATTGTTAGGGACAAGAAGTCCTTGATTGAAAGGAACCAAGATTTTCCGGACACGCTAATTATTCTACAACATCAGCCCGTTTATACATTGGGCACAGGTAGTTCAGAGGAGTATCTGAATTTCGACATCAACGATGCTCCTTACGATGTTTACCGAACCGAACGTGGCGGGGAAGTCACCTATCATGGCCCTGGCCAG CTAGTTATGTACCCTATTATCAATCTCCGAAATCATAGGATGGATCTTCATTGGTATCTCAGGGCACTGGAGGAGGTGGTCATCCGAGTTCTTTCCTCAACATTTTCTATCAAGGCATCTCGGCTTGAAGGTTTCACTGGCGTTTGGGTTG GAGACAAGAAAGTTGCAGCCATTGGGATACGAGTATCTCAATGGATAACATATCATGGCTTGGCACTAAATGTCACCACAGATCTAACCCCATTTCAGTCAATAGTCCCATGTGGGATTCGGAACCGTCAGGTTGGAAGCATTAAGGAGTTGCTAAGAGAACTTCAATCATCCACTGGATGTGTAAAAGCAAATGTACCTCATTACAATGATTGCCAGCTGATTGATATCACTCACACATCTTTGATCAAGGAATTTTCAGAGTATTTTCAGCTTGAAATCCATCATATAATCAACCCCATGTTGGAGATTGAGGAAACACCACAGAGAAACTAA